From one Thermodesulfobacteriota bacterium genomic stretch:
- a CDS encoding response regulator transcription factor: MIRVIVADDHHLVRQGICALLEKAPDMEVVGQADDGMAALELVRRTPPDILVVDLAMPRMNGIQTIERVQALGGRTRVVVLSMYSDETLVRQALRMGAAGYLLKRSVTEELLLAIRAAARGETYLSPSVSRVLLDA; this comes from the coding sequence ATGATTCGGGTCATCGTAGCCGACGACCACCACCTGGTGCGCCAGGGCATCTGCGCGCTCCTGGAGAAGGCGCCCGACATGGAGGTGGTGGGGCAGGCCGACGACGGCATGGCGGCCCTGGAGTTGGTGCGCCGCACCCCTCCCGACATCCTGGTGGTGGACCTCGCCATGCCGCGGATGAACGGCATCCAGACCATCGAGCGGGTCCAGGCCCTGGGGGGGCGCACCCGGGTGGTGGTGCTCTCCATGTACTCCGACGAGACCCTGGTGCGCCAGGCCCTGCGGATGGGGGCAGCCGGGTACCTGCTCAAGCGCTCGGTGACCGAGGAGCTCCTGCTGGCCATCCGGGCGGCCGCCCGGGGCGAGACCTACCTGAGCCCCTCGGTCTCCCGCGTGTTGCTGGACGCCG